The Plasmodium yoelii strain 17X genome assembly, chromosome: 14 DNA segment aagttttatcatttttttactGTCATTTTTTACTGTCATTTTTTGCTGCCATTTTTTTCTGTCATTTTTTACTGCCATTTTTTGCTGCCATTTTTTGCTGCcattttttcacattttatcGTCTTACCTTGAAGGAAGCGCATCAGTTTGAGGCCAAACTAAATGATCATGTATTGTGTgacaatatttatttctcTGGGTAGATCAGAATATATAAGCCGTTTATTCTaataatagttatttattttgttcccATGTCTttaaatatagaataatggagaaaaaaaatgagggGGTAATAAAAAACGGggcatataaaaatttaataagtGGGTCATTTTTACATTGTCTAGAAACAGGAACATTAGGATTACCTTTAGAAGTATGGAAAACACGAATGTGTATTTATCGAAATGAAAATACGattaattcatttataaatatttataataaagggGTTGGACATTTTTATGGAGGGTTTTATGCTAAATTGGTAGAGAGTAGTACTAAAGGTgcagtattattattatcaaaagAAAAGATAATCAAAGttttaaatgatttaaatgttAACAATACTATTAGTGGATTTATAGGTGGAGCATGTGGAGGTATATGTCAATCGATAGTTATGACTCcatgtacattttttataactgcAAGTATTGATAagaatattaattataaagataaattaatatCTATTTTTAAACATTCTGGAATTTCAACATTATATAAAGGAAATTCTGCTATGTGTTTAAGACAGGGAACAAATTGGGCTAGTAGACAAGGCATAACCGAATGGGtgagaaatatatatattagtaaaaaacaaaaaaaaaatgaaagaaatgAGATAAAAGAGATAAAAGAGAGTGAGCAAAGACCAAATGACGTTAAAATTTGTGATATATCAAAtccaaataaatttaaacaagataaaaaaaataataatgaattaaaaaccAGTGAAGAAATTATTTGTGGTATTATAGGTGGGTCACTATCAGTATGGAATAACCCTTTTGATGTTATTAGAGTTTATATGCAAAATaatgcaaataaaaatattaatttaagtTTTACTCagtcatttattaatttatataaagaaggtggaatattatatttatacaaagGTGTTATACCTCGATGTTTTCTTTGTATTTGGCAAACATTATTCATGGTGACTggaattaaaataataaataactatttttagtttttttttttttttaacctTAATTATGCATTGATTTTACAAATTACACAAATGTGTACAATATATACCTTGACGTGTTAATGTTTTTTGTTTTACGTGATATTGGATaggttatttttttcattttttttcattttttttcattttttttatggtcatatttgtatttaattttatagcGTTACATGGCATGAAAAAACTTTAAAACACAAAAAATTGTCCGCAAACAGCAACACGCTAAATGCGTATTTTAACAAgattaaaattttaataacttaaaaaaattaatacttttatttgtttatttgtttattttgtttattttattttttttattttttttttatttttttttttttcttttattgcACTGGGAAAAGACGGAAAAAATCGATAGGAGATGGGTAGCTTTGTTCCAAACACAGTTTTTGTTACTCACATTTGAGTGGCCTTAAAAGTGATAAGTATTCTCTAtgatttataatatttcaaggATGTCTTTATTTGTGTTATCTCTCTCTTTGGGtgtgttaaaaaaatttttcatttcaaaaaatctttttttttttatttgataagcaattttttttaaaagactAAAATGTTTATTATCCCGTTCTGCATAAATATCTTTAATAGGTGGAccagttttttttttttggatatAAAGTTGATAATTATCTTGTTCTTTTAAAagatttttattaatagGTTCAGGCATTGCACATCCAGATATTTTAGAAATTCTTACACATTCACCATTCATCATATATCTCCTTTTTACAACAGTTGGTTTTTTATTAACAGGATctaataaagatatattagTAATATGTATTGGCATCTCTTGGGTAATTATACtaccttttttatttataacattCCATGCtgattttttcatattacaTCCATCAATTATTactgtattttttttagggttaatatttaatactaTCCCTTCTTTATCTTTATCTGGACCATATAAAACTTTTACCAAATCACCAActtgaatatttaaataataagaaagATTTAATCTTTTTGGCTGGTTTTGTTCTCTTAAAGGATATGGTATGCTTAACTCTTTGCTCAATTCtaaaaaatcatatttatgatattttctttttcttttatcaAGTTTTTTTGCttgcataaaatatttaatatatcttgacatttttatttttataaataatataagatATTAATTTTCCAATCTGTTTATTTTCCTTTCACCTCAATTTTAAAACACATTCATTTTGTTTcccatttatttttgtagattatataatttacGTTTTTTTCAATCTCAAAAAATAAGCAAATTAaatcaaattaaattaaacgAAATATACTTTATCAattccattattttttttttttcatttttttattttatttttttttttttcatttttattatttaccgcTGCCAATTTCATAATACATTTATGgtcatatattatatgtaccTTTGTGTATAATAACTTTTTCCATTTGTAAATTTCCCATTGaatattagaattatatgttttttttttttttttttttttttttttataattttaaattagcaaacatttttaattaatagtTTTATTTCTTCGTTTTTTCTTCtacattattttgtttattacaTTAGTAATTGTACATgttctatatttttcttttccttattttttaactctcttattatatttattgatttttttaatgcaATCATTTTGAGATACATGCCaacatatatgcatatatattattgtccAATTTGttggaaatattattttataaaaagagAAATTCTAAATTAGGGAATATATGTATGCTATGAGCAGCTGAGAATGTGACAATTTTTCtccacaaaaaaaaacgacAACACAATTATAAATGCATTACCATATATTTCTAagtatgcatgtatgtatgtttattaaaaatataaattattttatacaaacATTTAAtcttatttaattttgttgGTCAGCTTTTATTTGTCCAATTGGATGTTCAATAGATTGCCCACCACtactttaaaataaatatatttaccattttaatgaaaataaaatatggaaaCCTATATCGAAAAAAAGCAACTCGATGAAGGTTGCATGTTAAgcaagaaaaaaaatgaagccAAAAAATGTGAAGGCCAAAAAAATGAAGGCAAAAAATATGAAGGCCAAAAAAATGAAGCCAGCAAAAATGAAGCCAGCAAAAATGACGCCAGCAAAAATGAAGCCAGCAAAAATGACGCCAGCAAAAATGACATTTCAAGCGATACAACACAATTGATAAGTATAGATAATCCTAAAtcgataaataataaaaataatggtgaaggtaaaaaaataataaaagggGAAAGAATAGACAAAAAGAATAAGGaggataataattttattatagaCGATTTAGAAAAACAAACAGATAAAATAAgtatgaatatattaaatattttaaaagcaTCAAATATTCCAAATTgtgatatattaaaaagaaCAAATAACAGATTTGCTAAagcatttttatatttaactgAAGGATATAAAATGAgtgtaaaaaatgtaataaaaaaatctatatataaaagaaaatataaaaataatacactaattaaaataaaagatatacATGTTTATTCTTTATGTAAACATCATTTATTGCCATTTGAAGGATTGTGTGATATTGAATATAATCcagataaatatataatgggTTTATCCAAATTTTCAAGAATTACTGATATATATGCAAGACGTTTACAATTGCAAGAAGATCTTACTAATGATATTTGCAatgctttaaaaaaatatttaaaacccttatatataaaagttaCAATTAAAGCTAAACATTTATGCATTAATATGAGAGGGGTAAAAGAACATGATGCTATGACAGTTACACATGCATCATAtgtatcaaaaaaaaatattagttgttttaaagaaaatattaatttatcgaaaaatgaaatatcaAAATCAGATAACCATGATCAATCTTtatcataaataataattaccATGTTTAATACACACTTGTAATATGACTAtagtgtttttttttttttaaataatcttATAAATggcataatatttatataacaaaaaaaaatattttttactgTTTGTTTTTTGTTTTGTCTGTTTTCAAGTGTGAAAATGGGTGATATATGTGCTAGCTAAATACACCTTTTAAatggtatattttttattaaaaaaaaaaataattaaaaatatgttcattaaaatgaataattagaaaaaattataaaacgCAATAACAAAacatagatatatatatatatgtcaaactgcaaattacataaaaaaatattcttatatatatatatatataaatataaatacatatagaCAAAATTTTTATTGCATGCTTTAAAAgcttttatttaatttttttttaaaattgtgggatttaaaaaacaatgatatataaaattaaaataaagactcccacatattttttttaaagattatatagaataaatttattagtATTCCATAAAAGTTCATTTGGTGATGAtgttgaaatattttttgtttataaaaaaaatatatattaacacataTTTTGTTCAGAATTTTTATGTATGTGTATATTTCCTTATCCTTGATcccatatatattataccatatttgaatttatgAAATTGACACATGAACATTgattgttattatatttatcaatttttctaaataaattatcgtttttctatttttttcttaaaatttATTCAATATTGTTCCccataaaaaatgtacacATTATAGCATATTGTATTCCTTTTCGTAATGTACTCCTTTTCGTAATGTATTTCTCCTCAGCATATTTAATCATAGAATATTTCATTAGTAACgccacaaaaaaatatatttttttttttcgagattatagtttaaaaatttacTCCTTCTAATCATCCAAAGAAATATGTGTCAAATTGATACAGTTAATGTTTCCACATGCCATTGTAAATGCTTTTTTAGGTTTTTTTTGCAGCTCCTGAAAACTCGCTTCATCTAAAAAGGTAacaaataaagaaagaaaTAGCGAACACGTTTGTTACAtgcacacacacacatatgaTGTAGTATGGATGTAtgcatgcatatatttattttttttgtttgagCCAAACCTGCGTATAGAAAAATAAGAACCCTGTTAACATAAGTTATCGTTTCTATATTATCATTCCCCTTTTTAACTGATATGATAGGGCAAttgtcatttttatttttatctccGAACCAAAAAACACACGCATAATCATCTCCTAAAATAGgatcatcattttttgtaaTGCCATTTGCAATTTTACCTGTAAAGAAtttattcaaattaaattttttttttgaaagaaaaatataaagaattattttttgggAATATACAAGTGGCCGAATACACACCCTTAGAAGTTATACCCCTGGGTGCTCGGTCTTATAATATCATTtcttattttgtttattttgtttattttgtttatttttctatttttctattttgtttattttgtttatttttcttatttttcttattttttatttttttcgtacataaaatattttggaGCTGCTGGGAATCTTTCCAATATTCTTTGGCTCGAGGATGAACGTAATTTTCCCAGGCTCTACATAAAAGCAGAACTTCATTTGTTGATCTTTTTTCTATTGCGTCTCCAACTTTTGATACTATTTGAGATACATTGTTACTGCTGCTATCCtattcaaaaatataaaaaaatggtaaTATGTCTTTTATATCTtgatatttttgtatatgcACTATGAATGCAATTTTtctttctatatatttgttttttcttttatttggGTAAGATTACATCGTATGTCACAACggaactttttttttcatcgtTTTTATTTGGCTTTTCACCATATATTAATTCTAAAATATAATCGAACGGAGATATTGAACAATAATGACAATTGAAAAtatccattttattttttaatacaaaggatgaataatttaaaaaattataaatttaataaaaaaaaatggaaaaatcaCATTACAAATTATTCtacaattgtatatatattatacacatGGGTATGTATCTCATATGTCTTCGtacttatttttaaatgcatattttaaataatatatgtatgaaatgaaataaaaaaaaaaattaaatatttttttttttttgattattatttatagtatGGTATTTTTAGGATGACATTTTTTACAAAGCAGCATTTAATGTGTGATTTTAGACGTTAAATAACAAATatgcatttatttatttttaagaatGTAAAATctaattttcttttatattaataatgcaTAAAAGAAAGTACAAAACAAACACACGTTTGTTCTTCATTGTCTTACAAGGGTTAACCTGGCATGTTAATATGTACTATATAAATACTTCcatattatgcatatcacatatatagtataatattatttttatcaattatTCTGActtgttaataatatttttaatataaaataaaaaaaaaataaaaaaaacgagAAAAAAGATGTATCCTGCACAAAATTACATGAACACTTGTAattattcataaaaaaatatataattatttctgAATGcgcataaaaaaaaaaatatatatataatataattataatatattataattatatatataatacattataattatatatataatatatatatattatatataatacataattaTGTACACTcacaaaaaattatgcatTTGTAAAtactttttattatataatacatatttttttcttttattatatattagtataTTCCATTTCATTTCATAACCATTAATACAActgaacaaaatattttccaaacatttccccattttttttccaaaaaggacaatttaaatttttacaattcttttcaaattttttatcatagtTAAATATGTGTTTTAATTCTGCCTtcattttaaattataaataaatagatATTTATGTACAACCCATAATACATAAGTAACACAATtcaggaaataaaaaaaaaaaaaaaagaaaatacagTTACATTCAGACAGTTTTCATTAGTGTgactatatattatttgtttacaatttttaaaataaaaaattaatgaaaaggatctttattattttagtatgcaaatttgtataatttaaattgGGAAGGGTAGCagattatattttgtatgattattatgaaaaatatgtaagaacttaaaaaaaaaagcgagAAAATTTTcatgtaataataaattacacGTTTAATTATGGATGTAGTTATTATCcccttaaaaatatatataattattataccGTCAAATAAAAAgcataaaaatgtaaagataGAAAGCTAAATAAAAGGTTAtactttttaatatataattgataaaaataacaaaaaggaaaagaaagatattatatatgtgttttattaaaacttATGGACATATTCCTTTCATTTTTCTAACCCTCTTagctatattatatatatgtgtgatGAGATACATTCATTGTTTAAAATTAGTTAATTAAAACGTGGTTGCATTTGTAagatttatgaaaaatagtgtgcacataaataatatttttttttttctactcttgattttttgataaatattaaaatagttaGCCACTATTTTACGTTACCAAATTTGAACATATAGCGCACTTTGTAGTTATATGATactcatatttttttttactcttttattttgttattttgttattttttattttttattttttattttgttattttttattttttattttgttattttttatttgtttattttcgtGATTTATTGCTTACTTTGAGGAGGCGTGGTTAAATCGGCACAGCTATTGTTATAAATCGAATGTATACAGAAATAAAACATTTGGCTAATAAGTTTCTCTTAAAGTTAgacattttaaaatttataggtaccaagtaaaaaaaaaaacttttaaATATCAaagaattattataaataaaattaaaccCATCAAATTATTCGGAAAAAATGtagcatatatttataaaatttaagacagtcatataattaataaaagacataaaataacaattgtttaatttttccaattatatgcatgtatatatatatatattatgtctGGAATTTTCAAGATTGtttttatgtttaattatctcattttttttgcttaaattatttgtttgGTCTACCTGTATAAGATAAActtttttcccattttttttttatgatatttattttttaggggtttataatttaaaaaatatttttcttatacttaaaaaataattttatcgCAATATAGTTTATACCCTCAAAAATTACATAATTAAAAGAAcgaatatgcatatatacatatatatgtgtgtaacTGTAATTTTTATAGCTAAAAATaggtaaatatataaaaaggtataaatatgtttatatatatttttttcatttttcaccAAACATGACAATTATATtcaattaaattattaattgatGAATTTCAAacttgtaaatatatataagatttatacataattgtaaaaaaaaaaaaaaaaaaaaaaaaaaaaaaaacgtatatacatgtatatatatagttacaATTCttggtgaaaaaaaaataaatatttatattctcgatttgtaattttttttttttataaaattattatacatgcttgttttactatatttttccccatatttgttcatatattttgatatttgttcattttttttcattttttttcacatattttcatatttttgcACAAGTTTTGCACTTTTACAACTTGatcttatatttatataaattacatATTTACTAATAGGGATAAATAAATTCGAGGGGAATATTTGTTAATACATGTAAAAACATGAATTATTAGCTTTTTTATTGGAATAAAATTTCCATACAAGGTTATTGTTATTGTTATTGCTATTGCTATTGCtattgctattattattattgctgTCATTTTTAAAGCGTATCGACCtttatttcaaaaataaCTTATTTGTGTATACTTGTTTTACCCAACATATGAATGCATACATATTCGATTAGCATAATTCTTATAAAACAAAAGTGTGTGTAGCGCCAAATGCGTATATAGAgagacaaaaaaataatatacgtGATAATTAGATTTTGATTAAAACAGTAAAAGTATTATTGGAGAATAAGACGATATAATGCAATTGGTATCTGATTTTGTGAACATAAAGTACCTATATGAAAAggtacatataaataagattattacaaaaaattataaagaaataataaaaaaaaatgaaattccAACATTTGAAGATGAGATAAGAACCTTTACAAGTATTAGAAACTGTATTTTAACAGAACAATATAAAGGAGCAAATGATAAATTGTTAAGAttatataaagaatatttattttattttgatatatttaaaaaaaaaaaattattaaaagacaataatatattaaatagtaataatatatatgaaaaaaataaaaaagtagaATATGTATTTGaacaagaaaatataataatattatttaatatatgtatgttaAAATGTAgcttaataaaatatcataaaaattcaaatgacatgaaattgttaaataaaatatctaataaaatagtagatatatttaattatttatttgaaaatatgaataatgataatttaaCAGAATTATCAGATATTAATTGTGCTAgtacttatatatttttatgtatgtCATTAGCATACCatgaaaatatgttttataacactgctatattaaaaaagtgtaaaagaaatttattatcaaaattaagttataatatatatacttattttaataatgcattatatTGTTTAGATGGTAAAATGCCAGATGTGTTTAAGAATGCAACCAAATTTTCAACTGCCAAAGGtaatatacattatataagaaatataaataattcattttataattttatattaataaataaaataatttttataagtaTTAGTAATTATCATTGTGCTTTAAAGTATGCACAACTAAGTCAAGAAATtgaagatataaaaattcaaaaatatgAAGAAGACAAAATTGGAGAAATTATATGTAGGTTAAAATATAGTTTAGATAATGTAAATAATGGAATTGagatttgtaaaaaaaataattttcatatgaatttttcagaattaaaagaaaaaattattaaatcattaaatttttttgaacatgaaaataaaaatatatattttgaagtTATACCAACATATgataatttagataaattaaaaggaACGGAAGTTgtaaaagttaaaaatatagatatatcagaaatttatataaaaaaaaatatttctaatgatttaaaattattatttaataaacaaGCTCAGAATATTTACTATCAATATAATGGAGAATTAacacaattatataatttatttgaaaaaaattttattgttttaaatgaccaatttaaaataatgaatatatcgAATAGAAAAAACATAATATCATCTCTTAACAATGCaattataaatacatataacaAAATCAAAGATTATTATAAACCAgctatttattataataatttaaatgccTTAAATAATGTAGAAACACATTTACAAGatataataattcaaattgaagcaaatttaaatacagaatataaaaataattttgagtttcaaaaaaaatttattaacgTTGGAATAAATCAAGAATctattaattcatataattcatttttacaACATGTAactaattttaaaaattctttAGAACAACTtcgaaaaaatatagatacttttaaaatatttttggaAAATAACCATGAAAACTTTCAAATATGTGAAATGGAAATATctgtattttataaatatataatagataatctCAACCTATGCACTAATGTAAACATTGAATCATTAGACAGCATCTATTTGTATTACCAATCAATATTATCAGAAGAAAACGAACAAAATGAATTCCCAAAAAAGGAAAGCGAAAAAAAGGAAAGCGAACAGAATGAATTTCCAAAAAAAGAAAGCGAACAGAATGAACTTGTTTATTCTTCTTCTAACAACactgaaaaatataata contains these protein-coding regions:
- a CDS encoding mitochondrial carrier protein — protein: MEKKNEGVIKNGAYKNLISGSFLHCLETGTLGLPLEVWKTRMCIYRNENTINSFINIYNKGVGHFYGGFYAKLVESSTKGAVLLLSKEKIIKVLNDLNVNNTISGFIGGACGGICQSIVMTPCTFFITASIDKNINYKDKLISIFKHSGISTLYKGNSAMCLRQGTNWASRQGITEWVRNIYISKKQKKNERNEIKEIKESEQRPNDVKICDISNPNKFKQDKKNNNELKTSEEIICGIIGGSLSVWNNPFDVIRVYMQNNANKNINLSFTQSFINLYKEGGILYLYKGVIPRCFLCIWQTLFMVTGIKIINNYF
- a CDS encoding BRO1 domain-containing protein, putative, with the protein product MQLVSDFVNIKYLYEKVHINKIITKNYKEIIKKNEIPTFEDEIRTFTSIRNCILTEQYKGANDKLLRLYKEYLFYFDIFKKKKLLKDNNILNSNNIYEKNKKVEYVFEQENIIILFNICMLKCSLIKYHKNSNDMKLLNKISNKIVDIFNYLFENMNNDNLTELSDINCASTYIFLCMSLAYHENMFYNTAILKKCKRNLLSKLSYNIYTYFNNALYCLDGKMPDVFKNATKFSTAKGNIHYIRNINNSFYNFILINKIIFISISNYHCALKYAQLSQEIEDIKIQKYEEDKIGEIICRLKYSLDNVNNGIEICKKNNFHMNFSELKEKIIKSLNFFEHENKNIYFEVIPTYDNLDKLKGTEVVKVKNIDISEIYIKKNISNDLKLLFNKQAQNIYYQYNGELTQLYNLFEKNFIVLNDQFKIMNISNRKNIISSLNNAIINTYNKIKDYYKPAIYYNNLNALNNVETHLQDIIIQIEANLNTEYKNNFEFQKKFINVGINQESINSYNSFLQHVTNFKNSLEQLRKNIDTFKIFLENNHENFQICEMEISVFYKYIIDNLNLCTNVNIESLDSIYLYYQSILSEENEQNEFPKKESEKKESEQNEFPKKESEQNELVYSSSNNTEKYNIEKKSQYNNLPSLVYSDFQSFLKENNIIININKNLDKNNLFHYDKLNNYINVHSEYKLFFVLVSIYFSLSIQLKKFSYHLHDLKHSIKDEFLNSITEEKDNDKLNELLEKERETLAIKKEKLEEIVSSFERDLNKFYDYFHEYSKLDNFKTIDNFNIFLKELMENCKKLNTTHERHSHTLKNSLMLKDDVNKYIYMRESERSNIRIQQIPKNNHKPF
- a CDS encoding 50S ribosomal protein L24, putative, which produces MSRYIKYFMQAKKLDKRKRKYHKYDFLELSKELSIPYPLREQNQPKRLNLSYYLNIQVGDLVKVLYGPDKDKEGIVLNINPKKNTVIIDGCNMKKSAWNVINKKGSIITQEMPIHITNISLLDPVNKKPTVVKRRYMMNGECVRISKISGCAMPEPINKNLLKEQDNYQLYIQKKKTGPPIKDIYAERDNKHFSLLKKIAYQIKKKRFFEMKNFFNTPKERDNTNKDILEIL
- a CDS encoding GTP cyclohydrolase 1, putative codes for the protein METYIEKKQLDEGCMLSKKKNEAKKCEGQKNEGKKYEGQKNEASKNEASKNDASKNEASKNDASKNDISSDTTQLISIDNPKSINNKNNGEGKKIIKGERIDKKNKEDNNFIIDDLEKQTDKISMNILNILKASNIPNCDILKRTNNRFAKAFLYLTEGYKMSVKNVIKKSIYKRKYKNNTLIKIKDIHVYSLCKHHLLPFEGLCDIEYNPDKYIMGLSKFSRITDIYARRLQLQEDLTNDICNALKKYLKPLYIKVTIKAKHLCINMRGVKEHDAMTVTHASYVSKKNISCFKENINLSKNEISKSDNHDQSLS